Proteins co-encoded in one Sporosarcina sp. FSL K6-1522 genomic window:
- a CDS encoding ABC transporter ATP-binding protein: MFTVDSVSIRYEQKNVIENFSFTVNQGEVLSIIGPNGSGKSTLLKAVARHIPYHEGSVKFEGANLKSMSAKQVARKMCMLSQKNQAPNDMTVVDLVAYGRYPHKRWFEKLNQEDMDIVHWALERTHLTAYKDRTVASLSGGESQRAWIAMALAQRPKVLFLDEPTTYLDISHQHEVLELVRELNEEMGMTIVMVLHDLNQAACYSDNIVVVQAGEKVMSGTPNEVMTTDMIRKVYRMDAEIQYRPSEKKPRIHLLSTAR; encoded by the coding sequence ATGTTTACTGTAGATTCCGTGTCCATTCGCTATGAACAGAAAAATGTCATTGAGAACTTTTCTTTTACGGTCAATCAAGGAGAAGTACTGTCTATCATTGGGCCGAACGGTTCGGGGAAATCGACATTGCTGAAAGCGGTGGCGCGGCATATCCCTTATCATGAGGGCTCAGTAAAATTTGAAGGTGCAAACTTGAAGTCGATGAGTGCGAAACAAGTGGCACGTAAAATGTGTATGCTCAGTCAGAAAAACCAGGCGCCTAACGATATGACGGTTGTGGACTTGGTGGCTTATGGGCGTTATCCACATAAGCGATGGTTTGAAAAACTCAACCAGGAGGATATGGACATTGTCCATTGGGCGCTTGAACGAACGCATTTGACGGCCTATAAGGATCGGACCGTTGCTTCGTTGTCAGGTGGCGAATCGCAGCGCGCTTGGATTGCGATGGCATTAGCCCAACGACCTAAAGTTTTATTTTTGGATGAACCGACAACCTACTTGGACATCTCTCATCAGCATGAGGTGTTAGAACTTGTGCGTGAACTGAACGAGGAAATGGGTATGACGATTGTGATGGTGCTACATGATCTCAATCAGGCAGCTTGCTATAGCGATAACATTGTAGTCGTACAAGCGGGTGAAAAAGTGATGTCTGGCACGCCAAATGAAGTGATGACGACAGATATGATTCGGAAGGTGTATCGCATGGATGCAGAGATTCAATACCGACCATCCGAAAAGAAACCACGGATTCATTTGTTGAGCACGGCTAGGTGA
- a CDS encoding heme iron utilization protein yields the protein MKKVVDVEKNKEKYLQFVESRKNLILNLLDDKGKPFTSCAPFVKKDGKMYIYISQIAEHYGYMERNDLVDALLIADEAETKNTFATERARWSCVPKNIGNEGHEEIFELFTADHGANLMDVLRGLDFSLFELTPLQGRYVVGFGMAFDLDFEANVFTHVVVDKKKTVEA from the coding sequence ATGAAAAAAGTAGTAGATGTAGAGAAAAATAAAGAGAAGTATTTGCAATTTGTAGAGAGTCGTAAAAATTTGATTTTGAATTTATTAGATGATAAAGGCAAGCCATTTACGAGTTGTGCACCTTTCGTGAAGAAAGATGGCAAGATGTATATCTACATTAGTCAGATTGCAGAGCATTATGGCTACATGGAACGCAATGACCTTGTCGATGCGTTGCTCATTGCAGACGAGGCTGAAACAAAAAATACCTTTGCAACAGAGCGAGCACGTTGGAGCTGTGTGCCTAAAAATATCGGCAATGAAGGGCATGAGGAGATTTTCGAACTCTTTACGGCTGACCATGGTGCAAATTTAATGGATGTTTTACGTGGACTCGATTTCTCACTGTTTGAACTAACACCTTTACAAGGCCGCTATGTAGTAGGCTTCGGTATGGCATTCGATTTAGATTTCGAAGCTAATGTGTTTACACATGTTGTTGTAGATAAGAAAAAGACAGTTGAGGCGTAA
- a CDS encoding DinB family protein codes for MTFATILPVWQAARSRFFKIAVALPEQDLQLQLGKSSIGSLLHHTAEVEYMFAEWFFGKGLPVEGIPKPDLTNLDELVALLAASNEHLVEAMKALPEEQWQAVVESRMGPSTPLEAIGRLIYHTGIHAGQISLIQKSEQN; via the coding sequence ATGACATTTGCTACAATACTACCTGTTTGGCAGGCAGCGCGAAGTCGTTTTTTTAAAATAGCGGTGGCGTTGCCTGAACAAGATTTACAGTTACAACTAGGGAAATCCTCCATTGGTTCGTTGTTGCACCATACGGCGGAAGTGGAGTATATGTTTGCAGAATGGTTTTTTGGAAAAGGACTACCTGTAGAGGGCATACCAAAGCCGGATTTGACGAATTTAGACGAACTCGTTGCGCTCTTAGCTGCCTCTAACGAACATCTCGTAGAGGCGATGAAGGCATTGCCGGAAGAGCAGTGGCAGGCCGTTGTTGAGTCACGAATGGGACCCTCGACACCTTTAGAAGCGATTGGTAGGCTGATTTATCATACTGGCATTCATGCGGGACAAATTTCACTCATTCAGAAGAGTGAACAAAACTAA
- the qoxA gene encoding cytochrome aa3 quinol oxidase subunit II has product MRMKWAFLSVVIGVLAVLAGCEPVMVLDPKGPQAETIADVIWISIAMMAIVVIAVFGMLVYIVTKYRASKQSADYEPPHIEGNPIVEGIIVGIPIIIIAVLSIITVKSTYVVEATPEGYEDQKPLVVYASTSDWKWHFSYPEEGIETVNYLYIPTDRALEFRLYSYGPITAFWIPQLGGQKYAMSDMITTLHLAADEPGEYMGRNSNFSGKGFAENVFDVKAMSPKEFEEWVDEVKKTAPTLTEEKFEELLLPGHLGRSTFSGTHLEFSPPPEGHGSHGDDADASEEHGDHDE; this is encoded by the coding sequence ATGAGAATGAAGTGGGCTTTTTTAAGTGTAGTAATCGGTGTTCTTGCTGTATTGGCAGGTTGTGAACCGGTTATGGTGTTGGATCCGAAAGGGCCGCAAGCTGAAACAATTGCTGATGTCATTTGGATATCCATTGCCATGATGGCGATTGTAGTCATTGCAGTATTCGGGATGTTGGTATACATTGTGACAAAATATCGTGCGTCGAAACAAAGCGCAGATTATGAGCCACCACATATTGAAGGAAATCCAATTGTTGAAGGGATTATTGTAGGGATTCCAATTATTATCATTGCTGTCCTTTCAATCATCACTGTGAAATCGACATACGTGGTAGAGGCAACTCCGGAAGGATATGAGGATCAAAAGCCGTTAGTTGTCTATGCATCTACTTCTGACTGGAAATGGCATTTTAGTTACCCAGAAGAGGGCATTGAAACGGTCAACTATTTGTATATCCCAACGGATCGAGCACTGGAGTTTAGATTGTATTCATATGGTCCGATTACAGCCTTCTGGATTCCGCAGTTAGGCGGACAAAAGTATGCGATGTCGGATATGATTACCACGCTTCACCTAGCTGCAGACGAGCCGGGAGAATATATGGGTAGAAACTCAAACTTTAGTGGGAAAGGCTTCGCGGAAAACGTATTTGATGTGAAGGCGATGTCTCCTAAGGAATTTGAGGAATGGGTAGACGAAGTTAAAAAGACTGCTCCTACTCTGACGGAAGAGAAGTTTGAAGAATTATTATTGCCTGGTCATCTTGGTCGATCGACATTTAGTGGAACGCACTTGGAGTTTTCGCCGCCACCTGAAGGCCATGGTAGTCATGGGGATGATGCAGATGCATCTGAAGAGCATGGCGACCATGACGAATAA
- the qoxB gene encoding cytochrome aa3 quinol oxidase subunit I — protein sequence MTYFDRFAIPHPSPAIYASMVAIGLTVIAILFGLTYFKKWGYLWREWLTTVDHKRIGIMYLIAALLMLFRGGVDAIMLRAQTAVPDNTLLDAQHYNEVFTTHGVVMIIFMAMPFIYALMNFIVPLQIGARDVAFPRLNALSFWLFFMGAMLFNISFVVGGSPDAGWTSYFPLAGNDFSTSVGTNYYLLSIQIAGIGTLISGINFMTTIFKMRVPSMTLMKMPMFTWTALITNAIVVFAFPVLTVVLLLGTMDRLFGTHIFTMTNGGMDMLWANLFWVWGHPEVYILILPAFGIYSEIVSTFSRRNLYGYKSMVASIVIISFLSFLVWAHHFFTMGQGALANSIFSITTMAIAIPTGIKIFNWLLTMRKGRIEFTVPMLYTIGFIPIFTIGGVTGVMLGMASADYQYHNTMFLVAHFHYTIIPGVVFAMLAGLTYWWPKMFGYMLSEKIGKWAFWFIAIGFNVTFFPMFFTGLDGQARRMYTYSEATGYGPLNLLSFAGAIVLMAGVAILVYNIYYSTRYAPRNIGSDPWNARTLEWATQSPVQSYNFARTPHVESTEAFWDHKKKGKPLFKGKIEKIHMPNNSGMPFIMSSIFFVWGFSFVFSMWIPAIITTIAIFACMAHRSFEKDDGYYIPVEEIEATEKDSEVLTDETR from the coding sequence ATGACTTACTTTGATCGATTTGCCATACCTCATCCAAGCCCGGCGATTTATGCGTCGATGGTTGCCATAGGGTTAACTGTGATCGCGATTCTCTTCGGCTTAACGTATTTTAAAAAATGGGGTTATCTATGGCGTGAATGGTTGACAACAGTCGACCATAAGCGAATCGGTATTATGTATTTAATCGCGGCATTGCTAATGCTATTCCGTGGTGGGGTAGATGCCATTATGCTACGAGCACAAACGGCTGTACCTGATAATACATTACTAGACGCGCAGCATTACAATGAGGTTTTTACAACACACGGTGTTGTTATGATTATCTTTATGGCGATGCCATTTATCTATGCGTTGATGAACTTCATTGTGCCTTTACAAATCGGAGCACGTGACGTAGCGTTCCCTCGTTTGAACGCACTGAGCTTCTGGTTGTTCTTTATGGGGGCGATGTTATTCAACATCTCATTCGTCGTAGGTGGTTCACCTGACGCAGGTTGGACTTCGTATTTCCCACTTGCAGGGAATGACTTTAGCACATCTGTAGGAACGAACTATTACTTGCTGTCTATTCAGATTGCTGGTATCGGTACGTTAATCTCAGGGATTAACTTTATGACAACAATCTTTAAAATGCGCGTACCAAGTATGACGTTGATGAAGATGCCGATGTTCACATGGACGGCGCTTATTACGAACGCGATTGTTGTGTTCGCATTCCCAGTCCTGACAGTTGTGTTGTTACTAGGGACGATGGACCGACTATTCGGTACCCATATCTTCACGATGACCAATGGTGGTATGGATATGCTTTGGGCGAACTTGTTCTGGGTTTGGGGACATCCGGAAGTGTATATTCTGATTTTACCGGCATTCGGTATTTATAGTGAGATTGTTTCTACCTTCTCACGACGTAACCTGTATGGCTATAAATCGATGGTCGCTTCAATTGTGATCATTTCATTCCTATCATTCTTGGTTTGGGCACACCATTTCTTCACAATGGGTCAAGGAGCGTTAGCGAATAGTATCTTCTCGATTACGACAATGGCGATTGCAATTCCGACCGGGATTAAGATCTTTAACTGGTTGCTAACAATGCGAAAAGGTCGAATTGAATTTACGGTTCCGATGCTCTATACGATTGGATTCATCCCAATCTTTACAATCGGTGGGGTAACTGGAGTTATGCTTGGTATGGCAAGTGCTGACTACCAATACCATAATACGATGTTCTTAGTTGCGCACTTCCACTATACGATTATTCCGGGTGTTGTCTTTGCGATGCTGGCGGGTCTTACGTATTGGTGGCCGAAAATGTTCGGTTATATGTTGAGTGAGAAGATTGGTAAATGGGCGTTCTGGTTTATCGCGATTGGCTTTAATGTCACGTTCTTCCCGATGTTCTTTACAGGGTTGGATGGGCAAGCACGCCGTATGTACACATACTCGGAAGCAACTGGCTATGGTCCGTTGAACTTGCTATCCTTTGCAGGTGCGATTGTTCTGATGGCTGGTGTTGCAATTCTTGTGTACAACATCTATTACAGTACGCGTTATGCTCCAAGAAATATCGGTTCCGATCCGTGGAATGCACGTACGCTTGAGTGGGCAACACAAAGCCCGGTTCAATCGTATAACTTTGCAAGAACACCACATGTGGAATCTACTGAGGCATTCTGGGATCATAAGAAAAAAGGAAAACCATTATTCAAAGGCAAAATCGAGAAAATTCATATGCCGAATAACAGCGGTATGCCGTTTATTATGAGTAGTATTTTCTTTGTATGGGGCTTCTCGTTTGTATTTAGTATGTGGATACCAGCGATCATAACGACGATTGCGATTTTTGCTTGCATGGCGCATCGTTCGTTTGAAAAGGATGACGGGTATTATATTCCGGTTGAAGAAATTGAAGCGACAGAAAAAGATAGCGAGGTGTTAACGGATGAAACTAGATAA
- the qoxC gene encoding cytochrome aa3 quinol oxidase subunit III — MKLDNSLPLEYKTEQGRLNILGFWIFLGAEVMLFATLFATYFILAPRTASGPTGAEIFEITPVLIETILLLTSSFTIGLGVHAMRLGRKNAMMTFFGITLLLGLAFLGVEIYEFTHYVNIGAGLQVSAFTGILMTTLGTHGAHVTLGLFWGLFIILQVKKYGLTPKTANKAFIFSLYWHFLDVVWIFIFSFVYLKGMM, encoded by the coding sequence ATGAAACTAGATAATTCACTTCCGCTTGAATATAAAACAGAACAGGGTAGGTTGAACATTTTAGGTTTCTGGATTTTCCTTGGCGCCGAAGTGATGTTATTTGCAACTTTGTTTGCAACCTATTTCATACTAGCACCTCGTACTGCTAGTGGGCCGACAGGGGCAGAGATTTTTGAAATCACGCCGGTACTAATTGAAACGATTTTGCTGCTAACAAGTAGTTTCACAATTGGTTTAGGTGTGCATGCAATGCGTCTTGGCCGAAAAAATGCCATGATGACATTCTTTGGAATCACGTTGTTGCTTGGTTTAGCGTTCCTAGGCGTTGAGATTTACGAGTTTACGCATTATGTTAATATTGGAGCTGGACTTCAAGTGAGTGCATTTACGGGTATTCTAATGACGACATTAGGGACACATGGTGCACACGTCACGCTTGGGCTATTCTGGGGATTATTCATCATCCTACAAGTGAAAAAATACGGTTTAACGCCTAAAACGGCCAATAAAGCCTTTATCTTTTCCTTGTACTGGCATTTCTTAGACGTTGTCTGGATCTTTATTTTCAGCTTTGTCTACTTGAAAGGAATGATGTAA
- the qoxD gene encoding cytochrome aa3 quinol oxidase subunit IV, whose amino-acid sequence MSELFPRKQVMGFVFSMVLTAAALTVYYMDVTFAVGMTILLVTAFVQAAVQLMVFMHAGETEDKAAIYMNIYYGVGIALFTIFGTLLILVWDM is encoded by the coding sequence ATGAGCGAATTATTCCCGCGTAAACAGGTAATGGGCTTTGTGTTTTCGATGGTGTTAACTGCTGCTGCATTGACGGTCTATTATATGGACGTGACATTTGCGGTAGGAATGACGATTCTGTTAGTGACAGCATTTGTCCAAGCAGCTGTTCAGCTGATGGTCTTCATGCATGCTGGTGAAACAGAGGATAAAGCGGCAATTTACATGAATATCTATTATGGGGTTGGAATAGCCCTCTTTACGATTTTCGGTACATTGTTAATATTAGTTTGGGATATGTAA
- a CDS encoding Rid family detoxifying hydrolase, which produces MGRTVYYAKGTTASGPYSHAVDAGELVYFSGQTAMNSVSAEDMTGDIQAQTKQCFRNLFEVMEAANLTSDDVVKVNVYLTDMKHFAEMNEVYASQFSEPYPARTCVAVLGLPLGADVEIEMIAKRKG; this is translated from the coding sequence ATGGGCAGAACAGTGTATTATGCAAAAGGTACAACGGCATCAGGGCCTTATTCGCATGCAGTAGATGCGGGGGAATTGGTTTATTTCTCAGGTCAGACAGCCATGAATTCTGTGTCAGCGGAAGATATGACGGGGGATATTCAGGCGCAAACGAAACAATGTTTTCGAAACTTATTTGAGGTAATGGAAGCAGCTAATCTTACGTCGGATGATGTAGTGAAAGTAAATGTCTATTTAACGGACATGAAACATTTCGCGGAAATGAACGAGGTGTATGCTTCCCAGTTTTCGGAGCCTTACCCCGCTCGGACATGTGTAGCCGTTTTGGGACTACCACTCGGGGCGGATGTTGAAATTGAAATGATTGCCAAAAGAAAAGGTTGA
- a CDS encoding PucR family transcriptional regulator ligand-binding domain-containing protein: protein MKKVEDLFFVDVFQEATVLAGHVGLKRDVGAIEISETPDVIHFLAENSLVVTTGYAFKDDPLALCNLISEINERPCAGIAIKLKRFIDTIPQPVLDLANELDFPIIQIPESLTLGTVAHQLLSFIWDNQIEELFYAIHIHKKFTNMMIKGYKLQTLIENLSSLLKCPILLLDPIGDVTSFSNHFQKSTMQTVMTKVEGLFKNNMDSYRENDTLLIPNPNAEGTDISIRIFKVKTMRPYPYLLIIFNPEKLPYPSSQLAIEQASTVISFTLLKNEAIRESSRLLENNFFTSLVDGNISSKQEIIHGGKLHGLIDKLAYICVVCKIDGEQYSTDNMNKLYDHLSKYIKSSFFEITTENIIFMKDASFVILLQSPANTTCDSKILIEERLEEFQQNIYANLKIPLSFGVGSLYNDVTAIPSSYTEAVEAWTKGAEIFQHQFINFYEPKQLIELIRLIPEENLAKFYENNLRSLAYPKNKDEEDLVNTLLVYLDNNCEIAMTSRKLYVHRNTVKYRIAKCEDILGYSIHDSQNSLHLRTALLMRTMFTK from the coding sequence ATGAAAAAGGTAGAAGATTTATTTTTTGTGGATGTATTCCAAGAAGCAACGGTACTCGCTGGACATGTAGGACTTAAAAGGGACGTTGGCGCCATAGAGATATCTGAAACACCTGACGTCATTCACTTTTTAGCTGAAAACTCACTTGTAGTAACGACTGGATACGCTTTTAAAGATGACCCTCTCGCCCTCTGCAATCTAATCTCAGAAATTAATGAACGCCCTTGTGCCGGGATCGCGATTAAGCTGAAAAGATTTATTGATACAATCCCGCAACCAGTACTCGACTTAGCAAATGAATTAGACTTCCCAATTATTCAAATCCCGGAGTCATTAACACTCGGTACAGTCGCACACCAGTTATTAAGTTTTATATGGGATAACCAAATTGAAGAGTTATTTTACGCTATCCATATTCACAAGAAATTTACCAATATGATGATTAAGGGCTATAAGCTGCAAACGTTAATTGAAAATCTTAGCTCCTTGTTAAAATGTCCTATCCTCTTACTTGATCCAATTGGCGATGTCACTTCTTTTTCTAACCATTTTCAAAAAAGTACGATGCAAACAGTTATGACGAAAGTCGAGGGGCTTTTTAAAAATAATATGGATTCCTATCGTGAAAATGACACGCTGTTGATACCTAATCCGAATGCAGAAGGCACAGATATTTCAATAAGGATATTTAAAGTGAAGACGATGCGTCCTTATCCTTACTTGCTCATCATTTTTAACCCTGAAAAGCTCCCCTACCCTTCTTCACAATTAGCCATTGAGCAAGCTTCAACCGTTATTTCGTTTACATTGCTCAAAAACGAAGCTATTCGAGAAAGCAGTCGCTTGTTAGAAAACAACTTCTTCACTTCACTTGTTGATGGGAATATTTCTTCCAAACAGGAAATTATTCACGGAGGAAAACTGCATGGTTTAATTGATAAACTAGCTTACATTTGCGTTGTTTGTAAAATTGATGGCGAACAATATAGCACGGATAATATGAATAAGTTATACGATCACTTATCTAAGTATATAAAGAGCTCTTTTTTCGAAATCACAACTGAAAATATCATTTTTATGAAAGATGCTTCTTTTGTCATTTTGCTACAATCTCCCGCGAATACTACTTGCGACAGTAAAATTTTAATCGAAGAAAGGCTAGAGGAATTTCAGCAGAACATCTATGCCAACCTAAAAATCCCGCTGTCATTTGGCGTAGGTAGCCTTTACAATGACGTCACGGCGATTCCCTCCTCATATACAGAAGCTGTGGAGGCATGGACAAAGGGAGCGGAAATCTTTCAACATCAATTTATCAACTTCTACGAACCTAAGCAGCTAATCGAACTCATTCGACTGATTCCTGAGGAAAACCTCGCGAAGTTTTATGAAAACAACCTACGTTCTCTTGCTTATCCGAAAAACAAAGATGAAGAGGACTTGGTGAATACATTACTGGTCTATCTAGACAATAACTGCGAGATTGCGATGACGTCGCGGAAACTATATGTTCACCGAAATACGGTCAAATACCGCATTGCCAAGTGCGAAGATATTCTAGGCTATTCCATCCACGACTCACAAAACTCCTTGCATTTACGAACAGCTTTACTGATGCGCACGATGTTCACAAAATAA
- a CDS encoding alanine--glyoxylate aminotransferase family protein yields MLRELNPSLRTLMTPGPVEAEPRVLRAMSIPIIGQFDPEFLAIMDETMELLRKTFQTKNHWAYPIDGTSRSGLEAVLNSIIEPDDKVLVPIFGRFGHLVAEIADRSGADLTTMECEWGTAFEQEEIIAEIKRVKPKVVAIVHGETSTGIMQPLDKIGKFCRENDVLFVVDAVATLGGTDFKTDEWCVDAVISGTQKCLGVPTGMSPITYNDRIEKIILERRKIEQGLDRTSENARRIQSNYFDLSQIQEYWSPKRLNHHTEATSMLYALREGLRIIQEEGLQERFARHQFHEKALIAGLEAMGLTLFGDARYKMPIVTCVNIPEGVNGDAVRATMAKEFGVEIASTFGSLAGKIWRIGSMGFSCRKENVLKVLAVLEASVYRHGGKVNAGAALQAALDVYEGKTVELSTK; encoded by the coding sequence ATGCTAAGAGAATTAAATCCTTCACTACGAACATTAATGACACCAGGTCCAGTTGAGGCTGAACCACGTGTGCTTCGTGCGATGTCCATCCCGATTATTGGACAATTTGATCCGGAGTTTCTAGCCATCATGGACGAAACAATGGAATTATTGAGAAAGACCTTTCAAACGAAAAATCATTGGGCATATCCAATTGATGGGACATCACGATCAGGACTAGAGGCAGTGTTGAACTCGATTATTGAACCAGATGATAAGGTTCTTGTCCCGATTTTCGGACGATTTGGCCATTTGGTCGCGGAAATTGCTGATCGCTCAGGTGCTGATCTAACGACGATGGAATGCGAATGGGGTACTGCTTTTGAGCAGGAAGAGATTATTGCTGAAATTAAAAGAGTGAAACCAAAAGTTGTAGCGATTGTCCATGGAGAAACGTCAACGGGCATTATGCAACCATTAGATAAAATCGGTAAGTTCTGTCGAGAAAATGATGTGTTATTTGTCGTAGATGCTGTTGCTACATTAGGAGGAACAGACTTTAAAACAGATGAGTGGTGCGTAGATGCAGTTATTAGTGGGACGCAAAAGTGTTTAGGCGTACCGACGGGTATGTCTCCAATTACTTATAATGATCGAATCGAAAAAATTATTCTTGAGCGAAGAAAAATTGAGCAAGGGCTAGATCGTACGTCTGAAAATGCGAGAAGAATTCAAAGCAACTATTTCGATTTAAGCCAAATTCAAGAGTATTGGAGTCCGAAACGCCTCAATCACCATACAGAAGCGACTTCAATGCTCTATGCACTTCGAGAGGGCTTACGCATTATTCAGGAAGAAGGTTTGCAAGAACGTTTTGCAAGGCACCAATTCCATGAAAAAGCACTAATCGCGGGACTCGAAGCGATGGGACTGACGCTTTTTGGAGATGCGCGCTATAAAATGCCGATTGTTACTTGTGTAAATATTCCTGAAGGGGTTAATGGAGATGCGGTTCGCGCGACGATGGCGAAAGAGTTCGGAGTAGAAATCGCTAGCACATTCGGCTCGCTTGCGGGGAAGATTTGGCGTATCGGTTCGATGGGCTTTAGCTGTCGAAAAGAAAATGTTTTAAAAGTTCTAGCTGTGTTGGAAGCATCTGTTTATCGCCATGGTGGAAAAGTGAACGCTGGTGCCGCACTTCAAGCTGCACTTGATGTATATGAAGGAAAAACGGTAGAGCTCTCAACGAAGTAA
- a CDS encoding MFS transporter, whose amino-acid sequence MNEQTRVFPKKKWKVRYSVLLVLWLCWLFSFLDRMVITIALPFIGEDLNLNATAQGLLLSIFFAGYALFQIPGGMLSDKFGFRRVVSVAIVWWSIFTSLTGFIFSYPLLLVLRFVFGLGEACLPGGSYKAIATYFPSKQRGTATGIQSTVNTLGPAIAAIAAAAIIGLYGWRVVFIVMGIPGVIIGVYIWFKFKDNPKDHPKITTAELAELEDDVEEQSGGQKNAGVSFKELLKKPILWQMALIWFFFDITFWGFTSWLPSYLIKEKGLSLMSTGIFSALPYLVGTVAIVLGGYLADKIKGNRKWVFIPGALAGGIALYFMFQSASITMVIVFQCLAAFCMFLAQGAFWGLVMGSLPAKIMASGSATVNCFGSIAGFVSPFLMGYMIQTSGSFDTSFIMMILALVVAAVIALTINEKPKDNQVEMKVEKRERKVAVQ is encoded by the coding sequence ATGAATGAACAAACACGAGTGTTTCCTAAGAAAAAGTGGAAGGTTCGTTACTCGGTTTTATTAGTCTTGTGGTTATGTTGGTTATTTTCTTTCCTAGATCGAATGGTGATCACCATAGCACTACCTTTTATAGGAGAAGATTTGAATCTAAATGCAACGGCCCAAGGATTGTTATTAAGTATATTTTTTGCTGGATATGCATTGTTTCAAATTCCGGGCGGTATGTTATCGGATAAGTTTGGCTTTCGTCGGGTCGTAAGTGTTGCTATCGTTTGGTGGTCAATCTTTACAAGTTTAACGGGCTTTATTTTTTCATATCCACTTTTGTTAGTGCTTCGTTTCGTCTTTGGTTTAGGAGAAGCTTGTTTACCTGGTGGGTCCTATAAAGCTATTGCTACCTATTTTCCGAGTAAGCAACGCGGTACTGCGACAGGGATTCAATCAACGGTTAATACACTTGGTCCAGCAATCGCGGCGATTGCGGCAGCAGCAATCATCGGATTATATGGATGGCGTGTTGTCTTTATCGTCATGGGAATACCAGGGGTAATAATCGGGGTTTATATTTGGTTTAAATTTAAAGACAACCCAAAAGATCATCCGAAAATTACGACAGCAGAACTTGCGGAGTTAGAAGATGATGTTGAAGAGCAATCTGGTGGACAAAAGAATGCTGGAGTCTCATTCAAAGAGTTATTGAAAAAGCCGATTTTATGGCAGATGGCTCTCATTTGGTTTTTCTTTGATATAACGTTTTGGGGATTTACGTCATGGCTACCATCTTATTTAATCAAGGAAAAAGGACTTTCACTTATGAGTACAGGTATCTTTAGTGCATTACCTTACTTAGTGGGGACTGTTGCCATTGTGCTTGGTGGATACTTGGCGGATAAAATCAAAGGAAACAGGAAGTGGGTGTTTATACCGGGGGCTCTCGCCGGAGGCATAGCGCTGTATTTTATGTTTCAATCTGCTTCTATTACGATGGTAATTGTATTCCAATGTTTAGCAGCATTTTGCATGTTTTTAGCACAAGGTGCGTTCTGGGGCTTAGTGATGGGGAGTCTTCCTGCGAAAATTATGGCCTCAGGTTCAGCGACAGTTAACTGTTTTGGATCGATTGCAGGATTTGTCTCTCCCTTCCTAATGGGATACATGATTCAAACGAGTGGTTCGTTTGATACTTCTTTCATAATGATGATTCTGGCGCTAGTCGTGGCGGCGGTTATTGCATTGACAATCAATGAAAAGCCAAAAGATAATCAGGTGGAAATGAAAGTAGAGAAGAGAGAAAGAAAGGTAGCTGTCCAATGA